Proteins encoded within one genomic window of Fragaria vesca subsp. vesca linkage group LG1, FraVesHawaii_1.0, whole genome shotgun sequence:
- the LOC101302981 gene encoding U-box domain-containing protein 21-like: MILSWRRRRASKYANRKGFSGENLGMGMEEIVIPSHFRCPITLDLMKDPVTLSTGMTYDRSSIDAWIEKGHNTCPVTNQVLATFDQIPNHALRKMIQGWCVQNRSHGVERIPTPRIPVSAYEVTRVYQRMMAVTQRGDYNKCLELVAKIRAWGKDSERNKKCMVENRMGCCLSATFEFFAENEAATLLKEEILSVMTWMFPMGEEGQSRLGSAKSLRCLVWFLEGKDLSSRQNAVLVLRKLLSLDQKHVDGIVQIEGAIEALVKIIREGPSICPTATKASLSCVFYMISGASDEIKSRFVELGLVSLLLEILVDAEKSLCERALGVLEGLCDCKQGRAKAYENSLTMPLLVKKMLRVSALANEFSVSIIWKLCKNQNGDGDDEEEIRILMEALQVGAFQKLLVLLQVGCGDEIKDKVTELLKLFNLHISKLDCVDSSMDFKYLKKGQF, encoded by the coding sequence ATGATTTTATCCTGGAGAAGAAGAAGAGCCAGCAAGTATGCCAACAGGAAGGGATTTTCCGGCGAGAATCTAGGCATGGGGATGGAGGAGATAGTGATTCCTTCCCACTTCCGGTGCCCTATCACTCTCGACCTCATGAAAGATCCGGTCACTTTGTCGACGGGGATGACCTACGACAGGTCCAGCATTGACGCCTGGATCGAGAAAGGTCACAACACCTGCCCGGTCACCAATCAAGTTCTGGCGACGTTCGACCAAATCCCCAACCACGCCTTACGTAAGATGATCCAAGGCTGGTGCGTCCAGAACCGCTCTCACGGCGTCGAACGCATCCCCACGCCTCGGATTCCGGTCTCTGCGTACGAGGTCACTAGGGTTTATCAGAGAATGATGGCTGTGACTCAACGCGGCGATTACAACAAGTGTTTGGAATTGGTGGCCAAGATCAGAGCTTGGGGAAAAGACAGCGAGCGCAACAAGAAGTGTATGGTGGAGAACAGAATGGGTTGCTGCTTGTCTGCCACTTTCGAGTTCTTCGCGGAAAATGAGGCAGCGACGTTGTTGAAGGAGGAGATATTGTCCGTGATGACATGGATGTTTCCGATGGGTGAAGAAGGCCAATCAAGGCTTGGATCTGCCAAGTCGTTGAGATGTTTGGTGTGGTTTTTGGAGGGTAAAGATCTCTCTTCAAGGCAAAACGCAGTTTTGGTATTGAGAAAGTTGCTTTCTTTGGATCAAAAACATGTAGATGGGATTGTGCAGATTGAAGGAGCCATTGAAGCATTGGTGAAGATAATTAGGGAGGGCCCTAGTATCTGTCCTACTGCTACTAAAGCTTCCCTATCATGTGTCTTCTACATGATTTCAGGAGCAAGTGATGAAATCAAATCAAGATTTGTGGAATTGGGTTTGGTTTCTCTGTTGCTAGAAATACTTGTTGATGCAGAGAAGAGCCTATGTGAGAGGGCTTTGGGGGTTTTGGAGGGTCTTTGTGATTGCAAGCAAGGGAGAGCAAAGGCCTATGAGAATTCTCTAACCATGCCTCTTTTGGTTAAGAAGATGTTAAGGGTATCGGCCTTGGCAAATGAGTTTTCGGTTTCTATAATTTGGAAGCTCTGCAAAAACCAAAACGGTGATGGTGATGATGAGGAAGAAATAAGGATTCTGATGGAGGCACTTCAAGTGGGCGCATTTCAGAAGCTCTTGGTTCTGTTGCAGGTTGGATGTGGTGATGAAATCAAGGACAAAGTTACTGAGTTGTTGAAGTTGTTCAATCTTCACATCAGTAAATTAGACTGTGTTGATTCATCCATGGATTTTAAGTATTTGAAGAAAGGCCAATTTTGA